One Longimicrobium sp. genomic window, TGCTGGCGCCCGGCCGCGTCATCCGCCCCGAGGACAGTCCCCCCGAGGTGCGCCACGGCCGGCGCGAAACGCTGCTCCCCGTCGCGCTCGCACGGCAGAACGGGCCCCGCGACGACGGCGGGCGGTCCACCGGCGCGCCGCCGCCGGAGCTGGAGTTCATCCTGCGCGCGCTGTACGACCTGCGCGTGGACATGGAAGACCTGCGGCGCGAGTTCGAGGTCTACCGCGCCCGCCAGCGCGACCCGATGGCCATTCCCGCCGCACCCAACGCGTACGGCGCCTATCAGCCCATCGCGCTCGGCCCCCCGCCGATGGTGGACCTCGCGCCCGAGCCGGAGCCCGCGCGCGAGGAGGGGACAGTGGTGTTCCGCCCGGGCAAGACGATGAGCGACCTGGAGCACGAGGCCATCAACGCCGCGCTCCTCCACAGCCGCGGCAACCGC contains:
- a CDS encoding helix-turn-helix domain-containing protein, whose protein sequence is LAPGRVIRPEDSPPEVRHGRRETLLPVALARQNGPRDDGGRSTGAPPPELEFILRALYDLRVDMEDLRREFEVYRARQRDPMAIPAAPNAYGAYQPIALGPPPMVDLAPEPEPAREEGTVVFRPGKTMSDLEHEAINAALLHSRGNRRKAAEMLGIGERTLYRKLKEYGIET